GTTTTTTATAACGGGAGAACAGAGTCACAGACTGCCTTTCTCGGAAGATCCCGTCGATGCCCGACTTGCCATTGGACGAATCATTGCCAGGCCTGGCGATACGGTAAAAATTGATCATGGTATCATCATGGTAAAAAAGAAAGGTGAAAGCAATTTTTTTGAAGAACATACGGCAATTCGAAAAGAATATCGGACACAACATCAGCTTCTTCCCGAAGGCTGGGATCGGAACTTACCGTTCTCCAATGAAATGGATGCTCGTACACTGGGTGATGAGGATTTTTTCATTGTAAATGACAATCGAACGATTTTTTCCGACAGCAGATTGTGGGGGGTACAAAAGGCTCCCCTGATTCAGGCAAAGGTGCTGTTTTCATATTGGCCGCGCTTCTCCCTTCATTAAAGCAATGAATCTTTCCGTTAACGATCTTTCCTTATATATCCACGTTCCTTTTTGCTTCGATAAGTGTGACTATTGTGATTTTTTCAGTATTCCCCATCACGGTCGGCCTGATAACCGGTTGCTTGAGAGGGAGTTCCGTCTGATAGAAGCCATGGGCTCCAGATGGCTTCGCCGATTACAGTGCAGGAGCCTAGAAACCATCTATATCGGCGGAGGCACACCCTCATCGATAGGATTGGATCGTCTTGAAAGGCTTTTGAGTATCATTGCAAACCTCATAAAAAAAGAGGGGATTGCCTTCGAAGGTGAGTATACCATGGAAGCCAATCCAAGAGATATTTCCGACGATCTCATTGAGCTTTTGGAAAGCTACAAGATCAACCGTCTCAGTCTCGGCCTCCAGTCGCTCAATGACCGGGACCTTAGGGCCATAGGCAGAAGCGGAAGCAGGGCGCAATCCTTAAACGCCCTTAGCGTGCTTTCCT
This window of the Sediminispirochaeta bajacaliforniensis DSM 16054 genome carries:
- the lepB gene encoding signal peptidase I translates to MSKRSAALRYYRSYRPESKLRKAIRRIIRFLLLLFIAKIILTSFLLSSYVVRTEAMEPSLKKGERVLATPLLYGGFIPFTSMRFPELRLPNYGEMVLYQTPVSETNPWWINIISELWFFITGEQSHRLPFSEDPVDARLAIGRIIARPGDTVKIDHGIIMVKKKGESNFFEEHTAIRKEYRTQHQLLPEGWDRNLPFSNEMDARTLGDEDFFIVNDNRTIFSDSRLWGVQKAPLIQAKVLFSYWPRFSLH